A region of Streptomyces sp. R44 DNA encodes the following proteins:
- a CDS encoding RNA-guided endonuclease InsQ/TnpB family protein: MKIVVQVKLMPEAGQASALSATLLTVNEAANWVSDVAFERRVPREYELRKHTYAELKARGLGAQAAQHVIKKTREAYTTLKANIRAGNLGRPGSKRRVKAESKPIAFRTDSAQPYDDRCLSWQYDAGTVSIWTTAGRLKNVRFACSPGALKTLREHRKGESDLIERGGVFYLVAVCDIPEADQYEPGGFIGVDLGIANIATTSTGFRAAGRGLNRYRARQAGLRRKLQAKGTKSAKRLLKRRSRKEARHAANVNHVISKTIVATAERTGSGIALEDLTGIRSRVRHRKDQRTSLHSWSFHQLGQYIEYKAKRAGVPLVYVDPAYTSQQCSQCGHIDRRNRLSQPTFACRSCGTLMHADDNASHNIGHKGQTVWTAGRESRVPATP; encoded by the coding sequence ATGAAGATCGTAGTGCAGGTCAAGCTGATGCCGGAGGCCGGTCAGGCCTCCGCGCTGTCGGCGACCCTGCTTACGGTCAACGAGGCCGCGAACTGGGTCTCCGATGTGGCGTTCGAGAGACGTGTCCCGCGTGAGTACGAGCTTCGGAAGCACACATACGCCGAATTGAAGGCGCGTGGGCTGGGGGCGCAAGCCGCCCAGCACGTCATCAAGAAGACCCGGGAGGCCTACACCACGCTGAAGGCGAACATCCGCGCCGGGAACCTGGGCAGGCCGGGGTCGAAGCGCAGAGTCAAAGCGGAGTCGAAGCCCATCGCCTTCCGGACCGACTCCGCGCAGCCGTACGACGACCGGTGCCTTTCCTGGCAATACGACGCCGGAACGGTGTCGATCTGGACGACGGCCGGACGGCTCAAGAACGTCCGCTTCGCCTGCTCCCCGGGCGCGCTCAAGACGCTCCGCGAGCACCGCAAGGGCGAGTCCGACCTCATCGAACGCGGCGGCGTGTTCTACCTCGTAGCCGTCTGCGACATCCCCGAGGCCGATCAGTACGAGCCCGGCGGGTTCATCGGCGTCGATCTCGGCATCGCCAACATCGCCACCACGTCCACCGGCTTCCGGGCCGCCGGGCGCGGCCTGAACCGGTACCGGGCCCGGCAAGCCGGCCTACGGAGGAAGCTCCAGGCCAAGGGCACCAAGTCAGCGAAGCGTCTGCTCAAGAGGCGCTCCCGGAAGGAAGCCCGGCACGCCGCCAACGTCAACCACGTCATCTCGAAGACCATCGTCGCCACCGCTGAACGCACCGGCTCCGGTATCGCCCTTGAAGACCTCACGGGCATCCGCAGCCGGGTACGGCACCGCAAGGACCAGCGGACTTCCCTGCATTCGTGGAGCTTCCACCAGCTTGGCCAGTACATCGAGTACAAGGCAAAGCGGGCCGGAGTGCCGCTGGTCTACGTCGATCCGGCGTACACCAGTCAGCAGTGCTCCCAGTGCGGCCATATCGACCGGCGCAACCGCCTGTCACAACCGACGTTCGCCTGCCGGTCCTGCGGGACCCTCATGCACGCGGACGACAATGCGTCCCACAACATCGGCCACAAGGGCCAGACCGTGTGGACCGCGGGGCGTGAGTCACGCGTCCCAGCCACACCGTAA
- a CDS encoding EI24 domain-containing protein, with protein MRDLGVGFRYLLQGQKWVGQHGRWFGFGLLPGLVTLVLYAGALVGLGYGADDLAAWATPFADDWSSPWLGIFRGTLTGLVFAFGLFLAVITFTAVTLLVGQPFYESLSEEVDRSEGGEVPESGLPLWRELWISARDSLRVLLRVALYGVLLFACGFIPVVGQTVVPAIGFCVSGFFLTEELTAVALQRRGVELKERLRLLRGRRTAALGFGVPLTLAFLVPFVAVLLMPGAVAGATLMARDLRGETSADDSEENGQEGGNLPSAGGDQEVHHLRQST; from the coding sequence ATGCGTGATCTCGGGGTGGGTTTCAGATACCTGTTGCAGGGCCAGAAGTGGGTCGGACAGCACGGTCGGTGGTTCGGCTTCGGGCTGCTGCCCGGGCTCGTGACGCTCGTCCTCTACGCGGGGGCGCTCGTCGGCCTCGGTTACGGCGCCGACGACCTGGCCGCGTGGGCGACGCCGTTCGCCGACGACTGGAGCTCGCCCTGGCTCGGCATCTTCCGCGGAACCCTGACCGGGCTCGTCTTCGCCTTCGGGCTCTTCCTCGCGGTCATCACCTTCACCGCCGTCACCCTCCTCGTCGGCCAGCCCTTCTACGAGTCGCTGTCCGAGGAGGTCGACCGCAGCGAGGGCGGCGAGGTGCCCGAGTCGGGCCTGCCGCTCTGGCGCGAGCTGTGGATCTCGGCCCGTGACAGCCTGCGGGTCCTGCTGCGGGTCGCGCTCTACGGCGTCCTGCTCTTCGCCTGCGGGTTCATCCCCGTCGTCGGCCAGACCGTCGTCCCGGCCATCGGCTTCTGCGTCTCCGGCTTCTTCCTCACCGAGGAACTGACGGCCGTGGCGCTCCAGCGCCGGGGCGTCGAGCTGAAGGAGCGGCTGCGGCTGCTCCGCGGGCGCCGGACGGCCGCCCTGGGCTTCGGCGTTCCGCTGACGCTCGCCTTCCTGGTGCCCTTCGTCGCCGTCCTCCTCATGCCGGGAGCGGTCGCCGGAGCGACGCTGATGGCCCGTGACCTGCGCGGGGAGACCTCCGCCGACGACTCCGAGGAAAACGGTCAGGAAGGCGGCAACCTTCCTTCCGCCGGTGGCGACCAGGAGGTGCATCACCTCCGCCAGTCAACTTGA